AAGGGTCGTGTTTTCAACACCACCTACTTGCCCTATTGAATAAGGCGATAATCCTGGTCCTTGTCCTTGTCCTACAGGAACACGGCCTTGTAAATCCGGTAACGCAAAAGTTGTTTGTCCGTTACCGCCGTAAATGGTTCCGAGTAACGAAAAAAGTGCAGTGTTTTGTGCAATTGACAGAATCTGCCCCTGGCAAGTTGCATAGCCTTTTGGAGCAAAGTTAAAACCGAAAAGTTTTACTTCTCCGATAAATGGTTCAGTAGACATAGTTATTATTTGTTTTAAAAGTTACAATAGACAAATGATAACGTATGAGCAATTTAAAGGTGACCCTATGCGGGGGATTTTTGAATAGCGTTGTCGTCATCAGTGAATGTTTAATTAAGGTTCGACAAATATAACGGTTTAATAGATATAAACTAATTTGGATGTTCAAAACTATGAAATGATATCCGGTTTAAGATGAAGTGGATTGGTAATCAGGGGGAAACCCTTACGGATCTTTTAGTGTGTTATTTTGTCTAAACTCCTGTGTTCATAGAGCTTTGCATTCAAACTCGCTACTTTAAACAAACGTTAATTTCTCCGAAAAGGAAATTATTTCTGAGATATACTGATTTTAAACCGTACCTTCGTTTAAATATTTAATACAAGTTTAATGAACAAAGGAACAGTAAAGTTCTTCAATGAAACTAAAGGATTTGGTTTTATTAAGGAAGAAGACTCCGCAAAAGACCATTTCGTGCACGTTTCAGGATTGGTAGATGAGATTCGTGAAGGGGATTTAGTAGAATTTGAATTAGAAGAAGGTAGAAGAGGAGTGAACGCCGTAAACGTTCGCGTAATCCAATAATTCATTTTAATAATGAACGGAAGAGTTTATTCGTTTTTTAACGGGTAGACTCTTTTTTATTTTACCGGAAAGAATGTTCAAATGTTTCAGCCGAGGCTGATTCAAATGTTCAAATGTTCAAATGTTCAAATGTTCAAATGTTCAAATGTTCAAATGTTCAAA
The window above is part of the Fluviicola sp. genome. Proteins encoded here:
- a CDS encoding cold shock domain-containing protein, with the translated sequence MNKGTVKFFNETKGFGFIKEEDSAKDHFVHVSGLVDEIREGDLVEFELEEGRRGVNAVNVRVIQ